One Argonema galeatum A003/A1 DNA window includes the following coding sequences:
- a CDS encoding NB-ARC domain-containing protein, translated as MNLKEVLKMADDLVFAKTGQHLDDLQEAILRGTMQGEKYTKIAEEFHCNESYVRDVGSKLWQILSQELGEKVSKSNFRSTMERLQISIVSHHAQDSVQIGFVNFCGESRYSPNIPNSHPPNQETSNTEQTKISHQDLSEMPELGAFYDRTPELETLTTSILQQRCRLIALTGISGIGKTTLAAQLVQQIKDEFEYVVWCSLDASSTLAKFEANSIQFFSQSEKQDSPATNPKTLPLIKYLQKHRCLVVLDDIHNLFSSGELAGKYKPGYEEYRSFFKQIETLSHQSCFLLIGWEQPRDVTQVKKQNTSIRTLQLTGLDIAAGREILRDYGVAEIENYSALVHRYQGNPLWLKSVATLIQELAGCVTELLPYDTILLPEDLKDILQQQCDRLSEIEKQVLSLLAKESEPINLAKLLENSRIPASDLLNALQSLSRRCLIEQQGSFYILPPVMRQYIKGL; from the coding sequence ATGAATCTTAAGGAAGTGTTAAAAATGGCTGACGATCTGGTGTTTGCCAAGACGGGTCAGCATCTTGATGACTTGCAAGAGGCGATCCTGCGGGGAACTATGCAAGGTGAGAAATACACGAAAATTGCCGAAGAGTTTCACTGTAACGAGAGTTATGTCAGGGATGTTGGCTCAAAGTTATGGCAGATCCTTTCACAAGAATTGGGGGAAAAAGTTAGTAAATCGAATTTTCGATCGACAATGGAGAGATTGCAAATCTCGATAGTTTCACATCATGCACAAGACTCTGTGCAAATAGGCTTCGTTAATTTTTGTGGAGAAAGTAGATACTCGCCAAATATCCCAAACTCACATCCACCTAATCAAGAAACATCTAACACAGAACAAACTAAAATCTCGCATCAAGATTTAAGCGAAATGCCAGAATTGGGTGCTTTTTACGATCGCACTCCCGAACTCGAAACCCTCACCACATCGATTTTACAACAACGCTGTCGCTTAATAGCGCTCACGGGTATCAGCGGTATCGGTAAAACAACATTAGCAGCGCAACTCGTTCAACAAATAAAAGATGAGTTTGAGTACGTGGTTTGGTGCAGTCTAGACGCATCATCCACTCTAGCTAAATTTGAAGCTAACTCGATCCAGTTTTTCTCGCAGTCAGAAAAGCAAGATTCGCCTGCAACTAACCCAAAAACCTTACCGTTGATTAAGTATTTACAAAAACATCGCTGTTTAGTCGTCTTAGATGACATTCACAACCTTTTCAGTAGCGGCGAATTGGCAGGAAAGTATAAACCAGGATACGAAGAATATCGCTCCTTTTTCAAACAGATAGAAACATTATCTCATCAAAGTTGCTTTCTGTTAATCGGTTGGGAACAACCGAGAGATGTGACTCAAGTAAAAAAACAAAATACTTCCATTCGTACCTTACAACTCACTGGTTTAGATATTGCAGCGGGACGGGAAATACTGAGAGATTACGGGGTAGCAGAAATCGAGAATTACTCAGCACTCGTTCACCGCTACCAAGGCAACCCCTTATGGTTAAAAAGCGTCGCCACTCTGATTCAAGAGTTGGCAGGATGTGTGACTGAGTTATTACCTTATGATACCATATTGTTGCCAGAAGATTTAAAAGATATTTTACAGCAGCAGTGCGATCGCCTATCCGAAATAGAAAAACAAGTTCTCTCCTTATTGGCTAAAGAAAGCGAACCAATCAATCTGGCAAAATTGCTAGAAAATAGCAGAATTCCAGCGTCAGATTTACTAAACGCGCTGCAATCTTTATCGCGGCGCTGTTTGATAGAACAACAAGGAAGTTTTTACATTCTGCCACCTGTAATGAGGCAGTATATCAAAGGGTTATAA